Genomic segment of Gigantopelta aegis isolate Gae_Host chromosome 10, Gae_host_genome, whole genome shotgun sequence:
ataacacatgtaataataataataatagtttacaGTAATGGGTTGTGCTGTGTTACATAGGTCTACTGTTACAATGTGAATTTCcttttattatttctgttctTAATGAGATCCAATCTTCAGTTACAGGTAAAAAAGTTACAGCACTAAAAGACAAACCCTCCCCCACTCCCATCCACTCAACACAAGCTTGGAAGTTAATTTTGTGGAATTGGAAGCAATCTTGATGTTTTTCTAATGTTAATCTTGAAGCAAAAGTGAGAATTGAGAAGCAGTTCTAGAATatgaatagtgatataaattCTATAGTTATACAATACCGGTACTTTAAAATggaaacaagcattctgagagtactgctaaagtaaaACATGTCCCCTACCCGGGCccaacaaaattaatgtctgtTATTTCCCaacttcaagggccataactctgtcaaaaatgggtaaatattGGTATGAAAGTCCTACTTAAATCTAGATCTCTTAAGTGCTGCTTATAAGAAAACATAAAGTGTcagcagtgggttttctctctaattatCTGTGATGCTATACAGTcattaaaatatgctgagtgtgtcattaaataaaacatataaatctTCCTTCCTTTAATTCAAATGAATTAATCATCTGAGCATGTTTTACATACACATGCCGTTGTGTAAAAATTCCTTTATGTGAATAACAGAATCAAACTTCTGGAGTTTTCTTTTGGTTAtatagtaacatacatgtacgtgtgactgcaggcatcgaaataagtcgacaACGGCTGTTCACGTTAAAGGAAGctaggttaccacatgtcaggAAAGTCAAGAATGGTACTTCATTCTCCACAAAATCTTATTTAAGCAAAACCTACATCCTCATACATTCCATCAGTTGTAGTTTTTATCAAATATGTATTCAAGTATCAGTACAATGAGAAAAGTActatgaatgaataacaaagtatcagtgtgtctcatatgaaattttatagtaataatgATGTAAACGTGATAAATGTGTTGTAACCCATAGGTTACCAGGCCTGTATTTTGTGCTAACCTGGCTAGGGATTTCTGAAACGATCTCAGCGTctcgaaatcgtaaaaccatcgtagttTCTGACGTCACCACAGCATAcgccatagtgatgtcatagcgtACGATGGTTTTAAgatttcgtagtgctaagatagctttgaaagtGTTGGTCCAGTACTGTATGGGTTATGAGACACCATGCTTGTGGCttgtgaatatttatttatggtaCCCATTACCTTCTGCAGCTGTATTGGTTCCTGAGTCTGTGGATACACCAAATATGAAACCTTCTCCGGGATATTTCAGACCTCTGCTCCTAGGTATTCCTAACTTTGgctggaaaacaaaacattcattaGTTTACAATTAACACAACCATTTCTTAAACATGCATGTAATGGCAGCTTCTTGCcaaaattttgtaataatttttgttgaaatgtaaatattatacctACAACTATATGCCTATTAAAATTACAACCATGCAATTTAatttactaatagaaaaaataaatacaaatatatatatataggcctatatatattgCAGAATCTTTAGAGGATGATTGATAGAATTGAGTAGGATCAGTTTATGAATATTCTTGAAGAATATTCTATAAAAAAGGAAATTGACAGTTGGCAAAAACTTGAGTGCATTTTCGTCCTAGAAGATCTCAGTGAAGTCAATATAGGTGACACAGTTACAatctagtacatgtatgtagaatctctgtcactgtaatgttgttttcttcttcacaATTTGTCTAGACAAAATGTGGGAAAATCTAattgtaattaaaggtaggagagtaatttatcatagttcTTAACAATGTGGTTTGGACTTAGGGATGTTAGCGATATATGGTCGAGTACAGtgaacaatttgttttcaaaatcttgattagcaatatttttgGTACACTGAAAATTcattagcaattactgtttaatgttttaacattgtGTAGGGATCTCTGGGACTTGTGTAGCGAACTgcgatgcgatactgaacaaaatgttctgtGGAGTATTGTAAAATTATGAGTAtcattcagggaacattttgttcagtatcacattgCGATTCACTACGCAAGTTaaagagatcactacacaattttaaaacataaaaaaagtagttgctaatcaatttttaactgAATAGAAATATTGCCAATCAAAATTTtgcaaacaaaatattccctgtcATTGGTCCGATATTTGTAAACTTTTATGAAATTCACAAACTCACCTAAACACGGAAATCCAGCATAAATTTCTTGCTTATCAGAAGCCTTATGTAGATTTTACCTTTTTTCACCAATTGTCGATTACGATATTTGACCTCGAAATTACAAGACACAAGGGTACAGTGTATAGTTTTGTTCTTTGTCAAATTATGGTTTTAACATATCCTGGTGTCATATGTTTTCGACACGataagcaaaaaattaaaatataataaaaacaatacttcgtacatacaataatattttacctttctcaagtcacattagtttattgtgaaaaaaagtgaTAATTTCCCATGAACGCCAAGTTTTCCTCCATAAACACTAGATGCTAAGTCATACAGGTGTTACCACTATATTTTTTAcaaacgtcatatgttttcgatactttCATTGGCTGTTTATATTTGTCCTTGTTATGGCAGTGAAGGGTCTATACTCCGtacaataatttacatcaaaatcttcatttgaaaataaaatcataaaatgtttgtaacttgtaaaaaatattgaataatcttcagaccaatagacagcattcacttaaaacatatttacattatgttttcgTCATAGGCTAATGTCTAATCCTCTTGTTATACGTATCAACGACACCAAAATTTAGATTGTCAACTTAAGTATCTAACGGAgatacagaactatatattttcaaaaaatctaattccacTAAACCACCTTTgtttgtagtaaatgtaaatgtacatgtaaacatgccCCAGCAAAAATTATCTAAAAGAACTttgctgtgaatgacataagaggtaacccaaccagccttccataaattttattgttcagtgtaatCATAATGATCACGTAATATATCCTCTAACTTTGGCAGGTCAGATGTCAGTGTTGCAGACGATAACTTTGCAGGGATTTGTAATACCTGGATTTCGCTCTGTGAggcatttcattagtaccaaaatattgcattacgaaAAACCGATAACATGCACtctatttatggtattataattaaaacataaagttggcagcttcaagcttgacttgaagcatttttaatattgtgaggaaaaaagacacttcgttgtttatgttcaggctgatagtgacgtaatatctcgcgatacatgcagttataaacaaagtatcgaaaacatatgtcgatcgaaattgtatgacCGTATGATATTTattgcagtaaaaataaacagttttgggTTTGGCCACAAAGTTAATTATACCTTTGTGAAATTCTGATTGTTTGTCAAAATTCATGGCAACTAAAGTAGTTtgcaaaaaatgtatttgtaaataagattattcctttaaaaacaaattaaaacaagcTATTTTGAACCTTACCCTGAGCAGAAGTTCATTCTCAAGCATAGTGTCTCGTTTTTCGCCCAAATAACCGGTAGCAGTATATACAaactttttgtcttttttagaGCACTTCATTGTTCTTGTTTTAGTATTATATTATCTGAAATAGCGATGTCAAGTGTTTTGTCGCCGAGTAATCGTCTActtaagtatatatttaaaacctgTATACACTAATGGTGTTGGTTTCCATGGCGACAACgcaatgtttctttttttttaacttgtgcACGAAAGAGCTTCGTACAAGGGACGCAACCATCGCGTGTATATATTtaagtctcactacacagatcacttccgggtgagagtttaTTCATCacgttcctaattgtgacacgttatggttcacatattcacttctaggaaatggtgaagaattaaaacaatatgtatgcttaatggtacgccttctggctgtattttgcccatgtcattttgtaatattgagcatcgaccttttggaacatgggtgtatagcgcaagagacagccggagtgaatcggttaatgaaccacttGTCCGGAcggtatcaggtcgtttcgcccccaTACCGGTTCGTTTCGCCCTCTATACAGGGTCGTTACGCtctcatgtttatgtttgtgaatgatgaataaatttgtttacgtgACTCTAGTTACAAATCAGATAtaggttatcaatttgtaaccctttatcaaccataaacaccatttatatgtatatgttattatgtgcaatattttaaagaacccctcccctcacaccatcccagttcctacgggcctgatgtattttatattaataagtacAAAGACTAGCctacacaatgatattgtcgataggacatattagttataaagtgttttggtgtgggtgtgtgtgtgtgtgtgtggggggggggggggcgcttttctgcaaatttgcaaaatTGGCCTCTGTAATATCCATTGACGTGTCAtctttacatctatgctgaagaagatttatgataaaatattaaaaaggaccatttgcttcagtttacatttaaatacatgcagttttctgctgtctgccattttgggtttttttatggaatactctacAAGTGGGGtgaaaatcaatgatctcttgtggtatctttaaacattttaaacaatcaaataatattaataataataaaataatatgacgtcatcacatttgtatttatatcataacatgttattacattcaacggttgttagattaagtcatatcctttcacccctcttgtagaatattccataaaaagtcaaaatggcagccggcacaaaattacatgctttttgccctatgcgatctcggcgaagtcgatacaggtgacatggttatcatctagtatgtggaatccatgccattgtaatagttttttcaagatttctgtctggacaaaatgtgggtaaaatctaacgaaaaataaaggtaggagcaatttattgtagttgtccaCATTTTGTTTCGGACTTTACGTCTACAACCTTGTTGCCTGTTAGGTGACTATTACGACAAAATTAtgggtaaaattatttttatataccaaatttTGCATACTAGTACCACCCCAATACataggggcgaaacgactcataATAGAGGACGAAATGACTCATTCTAAGGGCGAAATGACGCGGGGCGaacgggaataagggcgaaacgactcggggTCGAAtaggaataagggcgaaacgacccggattcgttcggaccggtactacagccagatgcggttatatagcaaaaaactgagacggaaatgttctcaattttggagtgaaaataaatgcttatataatgtatgttcgcaatggtgtatgttgttagtgccaacgagaacccgttctattggcaatcttcgtttaaagttgggcaatttaacatgggtttcaatggcagatgacatctgtgtagtgagaccttaatgCTTGGCCATTTAGAATCaaataggcctatatatatatatatactcttcaaaagaagaaacgcaaaaccacattgtcgtaacatttggagaattgatttaattattgaatggtgagtccgataattaccaaatgttgcaggattgttcacaattcactctagtccattgtgagtaagtgataggacacaccaccaaggtcaaggtcatctggagtcaataccgggtgtggcctccgcgtgtgttgacaactgcctggcaccgcctgcccattgaagcaaccagagtacggatgacgtcccgggggatggtggcccactcggcctgcaaggctgctgccagctcgggcagggtctggggctgtggttgtcgctgtcggaggcgtcggtccaactcgtcccatagatgctcaattgggttcaaatccggtgatatcgatggccaaggaaggacattaatgttgttgttctgtaggaaagccgttgtgagacgtgatgtgtgaggcctggcgttgtcatgttggaacactgcgttggcgttggccataactggaacgatgtgtggccggaggatctggtcaatgtagccctgtgcattcaggttgccctgcacgtggaccaggtcagttctgccagtgtgtgagatggctgcccacaccatgacactacccccgacgaatctgtccacttcctgcacgcagtttgccacataacgttcaccacgacgcctatacacgcgacatcttccatcatgacgtcggagcagaaatcgggactcgtcactgaaccacacctgtctccatcgcagttgaggccattgtcgatgaatctggcaccactgcagtcggagtcgacggtgttgtggtgttaagatgacacctcgaactggacgtctggcacgaattcctacctcacgtaggcggttccgtacggtctggtcggatatcctgcgcaaacctggtattgctgcggctgtggaggtggcagtagtcaatcgttcccgaaggtggtgtacccggatgtagcggtcctgcccgggggtagtgacccgtggtcgaccggatctagggaggtcacgtgttgatccatgttgctggtaacggtcccacagtctggagatgatgcttggggacacatggaatgccctggcaacggctgttctggattcgcctgcgtcgagtcggccgatggcattgtttctctgcggttcactgagacgtggcatgtcctggattgtcaactgtcggccagatacagaggccaggcaagcgaacaccctgcacttttatactgtcggtgttcatgttgaacgtgcagacaacgcacgtgcagtggtgacatggtttgcacgtggctgcgtttttgcgaatattcacattttggaactttattgtacagtagctgcgttttatcgaatgtaaccgtgggaatgtgtttgggacatgcaatgaccttatattcacaaagcatgaaccggtaggaaacataaaatcggagttataacccatttgtacccttttgcgtttctttttttgaagagtatatatatatattttttttttaaccatcgGGCACCGTCTTTCGGTATTCATTGACTGTactgttgtattttgtttgtattttacatatatgtaaaacatattatagAATTTTAATGCTTTTAATTTTGgtttatgtttaatattttaaaaggatTTTAGAATATCTAgatcagtctctctctctctctctctctctctctctctctctctctctctctctctctctctctctctctctctctctctctctctctctctctctctctctctctcacacacacacacacacacactactccGCCGTGCATGGTAGACTTACTTTCACCACAAATGACGCCTGCATCTTCTCTGTGTTTGCAGTTGTGTGTTCCCCAGCCAGAATGGCCACACATGGCAATAGTGGATTCCCAGCCATAGCAGTCGACGTTGTCTAGATAGATGAGATCAACACCTTCACCAAAATGAGCCTGGCTTCTTGCTTCTGCGCCTTCGCTGCAAAATGTCATTATCCATCCATGCAAAAGTTGTTAATATGTAGCAGCACAAAAGTCTACGAAACGCAGtatttacattaaattattGGTGATTATCGCAATCGCCAAGTAATTATGTCATCATGGTCATATCAATTAAGGTTTGTCATATTCaacgattaaagggacattcctgagtttgctgcaattttaatgatgttatcgactaacagagactttttaacgattgtaattctgcaaaaaaatattagtagctgtatgttaaacgtgtttctgatcgttctaatatttgtactaggttaaatttcattttatttcctaaatccagtttgggcttcttacaaatattaagacaaccagaaacacattgaatatacagacactgatattctaaacaagaaaatatgtttaatatgtaagtttaatcgtagaaatattttattagttggaaacatcttacaatgcagcaaactcaggaatgtccctttaaactctGGATCCAGTAAGAGTCTGGTTTTATTACTGGTACTGAAAACCCCAAAAACAGTTTAGAGAGTGTGTTTTTGGTTCTGCAAACAAACTATTCTATGCCCATCCACTTTATTGTATGTCAGAATAAAAACTTATCTCCAGCTGAGCACTgagaaaatatttttctgaTAGCTGTTTAATCAATAACTGTAGAAAAGGAAAACTATATAAGGCTTTAAACAGCCATAATTTCGTAATTTTCTTAGGTTTAGTGTAAGTGGCAATTAGTCTAATTTTCTACACGAAACGTTGCTAATTTTTAGCGCCCAACTTGatccggtttaaggatccgcggggcctgtagcacaaataacagcgggcacccccttcccaggatatatattttgcaaccctcTTGGGGGAAATAAAAGTATCACatcaccgccccccccccccccccccctgaagtGCGGGAcctgtagcacgtgctacatgtgctactaggatacaCCAGCTCTGCGGCCAATGCGTGACGGTAACGTCGACAACACGTTACACTGTGCAGCATGTGACGAAAATGACTAGACCATATTAACGTACGctacttaaataataaaatgcaatagATCGTACTATGGTAAGTTAAGCATTCGGCAGATGACTTTGGCATCTTTAGTGTCCCATGAGTCATCGCAAACTGTACCCCACGTTCCATTGTATTTGATCTCCACTCTTCCAGAGTAGTTGCCTTTGTTCAGCAGACGAACTTTGGCCCCTTGATCCACCTCTGCTGTAATGAAAGAGAAAATGCACATACTAATATAGCCGTCTTCCTCAAGGGTAGAGAATCGCAGCTCAGTTGTAATAGAGCAGCTTTTGGTCTGATGTCATAATTATTATCgtattttgaaaaatgaaagGCTATGCATTAAAATACAGTGATAGGGGCCTAACTGATTTGAGTATCACAAaaacgtttatatatatatatatatatatatatatatatatatatatatatatatatatatatatatatataccatttacATATGAACAATCAAGACATTGTCAAAACGTCGCGTTGACTTttgtcttgtgcagagatacaagtTTAACTGCAATATGGCCCCTGTTGTTAATGATAAGAATAAGTCTGTTTAAAACTACAAGGTACAACGTTTCAACGTTTCGTcaactaaatgttgacatcatcaggagaaaacaaaacataaaaacacgAGAGCAGCGTTTAAAACCTGTTGTTAATGAGCAGGTAAAATAGAAATTTAAATACCTGGCAGGCACAACACCCCAGCGTCCTCGTCGTGTTCACAGTCATGGTGTTGCCAGCCCGCGTGGTTACACTGCACAAGGGACTCCTCCGCACCGTAACACTCGACGTCGTCCAGGTGTACGGAGTTGTTTCCCTGGCCGAAATAAGCCTTGTGTTTTGGTTCCGCACCCTCGCTGAAATACGTTTGGGTTAGTGACGTTTGCACATTATAATATcggtttaataataatgttccaACAGCAATCGAATATCTATTACAACATATGTCTAACTCCaagatataaagaaagaaatgttttatttaacgacgcactcaacacattttatttacggttatatggcgtcagacatatggttaaggaccacacagattttgagaggaaacccgctgtcgccacataggctactcttttacgacgggcagcaagggatctctctctctctctctctctctctctctctctctctctctctctctctctctctctctctctctctctctctgtgtgtgtgtgtgtgtgtgtgtgtaaaaataaTACCAATAAAGAAGTGTTTCTGTTTATTTCCATATGAGGAAGTAAAGTTACAGACAAAATACACAAACGTAATTACCACAACGGCTTGAAcaaagtaacaaaaacaaatttttattttgttaagtgTTTTTCAACGGATATAAGAACAGTGTTACTGTACACGTAAATAAGTTTACTGGTAAAAACGTTATTCATACTCGGATATGACTCATGATATTAGTAATCTgaatttaaaattgatttttaaaactattacttATGCATATCTTTATCTTAAAAACCCAAATTACAGTGGAAAATGTTTACATGAGTAACATGACAATGTGTTAGTGTCAGTAAAGtagataaataatataaacatttttgtttaaagaagaCAAAAACACCTCCGTTGTGGTAATGACACGGTAGTTGTGGTAATGGCACGTGTACTGTTGTGGAAATGACACAGcagaaacaacaataacaaatacatgtttGCAGAGTCAAAGTTTTAACATCCTCTTCACTGCTGAGCACgcaaatagaataaaaaagtaggaaaggaatgtttaaagggacagaccctagtttcaacccgtgaaaattaacactaactttagttaatctacaaacatgtaacacatttggataaagttacaactgagtgaaacatgagtctgtgactttgaagtggtaaaataccctctaaaaatagactaaaactcgactccataactgttacttctcagacacacgtgcttttataaaaatatgagaaatgcattttgtgatattaaaaacaccatgatgaccaaaaacacatcgaatgtacggaaattgataatctaaataataaaatctaagtaaagtgtgatttcagttatcagaaaCGACTAtgatagtaaaaaatatgccttagtgtttaaaaactagggtatgtccctttaatttaacaacgcactcaaaacatttttgttagaGGGTGAGGCGGGATGTTAAATAATTTACTATAGTCCTGCCTACATAGACCACAAAAACGATATTATAATGATATTTAGAGTAATGGGTCTGCTAGTGCTCTTAGATCCTACAGtgcctttttttttacagccatAAAAGTGTCTTCTGTGTGGTCATCCTGAAATATAAGCAGAGTATGTCGATAACATTGGCTGTATATGGGTTTTTAAAACAACGTGAAtccatttttaaattatgacagCACCCTAATATTCGTTGACATACGAGGGTTCGATGAAACGTTTTGAGCTTAACTATGCTGCACTTTTGGAATGATTTTCTTTACTAGTTATTTTTCAACATAGTCCCCTTGACGGTCCACACATTTCTGTCAGCGGTGTTGCAGCGCCTGGATCCCTGCTTTGTAAAAGGTTTCATCTTGCTTCTCAAAAAGTCTTGAACGGCGGTTTTGACCTCACCCTCAACATGAAAACGCTTTGCCAGCTAAGCGTTTCTTCATGTGTGGAAAGAGATGGAAGTCCGAGCGTGCCAGATCAAGGAGTATGGCGGATGTTGAATGAGGCTGAAGCCACAGTTatagacatttcatttcaagttattttcatgcttattaaggttcaagcacgctgtccttggcacacatctgggctgtctgggcagtgggttagttgttagttggttagtggctaatgagaaagaagagggtgtagtggccttacacaaaCTGAGGCCATAATTTTTCCAGCAGATGAAACGACCTTTACCTTCTTCGGAGGAGGTGACACCGGGTGTTTCCACTGCATGGACTGTTTCTTGGTCTCTGGTTCGAAGTGATGGACCCAACACTCATCCTCAATCAAATAACGTTCAATGAAATCAGCCGGATCTGCTTTAAAAAAGTGCCAAGTTTTCCATAGATATGGTCAGTCTGGTGCGCTTTTGATCAGGGTTCAAAAGGCGTGGTACCCATCGAGCAGAAACCTTTGACAATCCAAGTTCTTTGGTTAGACTCTTCTCGACTCGCTCATGACAGATGCCAACTGCAGCAGCTATGGAGCGAAAAGTCAATCGTCTATCATCCATCACCATTTGGTGCACATGATCAATGTTTTCCTGTGTGGAGGCAGTTGAAGTCCTGCCAGACCTTGGTTCATCTTCAACGCTTGTTCTCTCCCTTTTGAATTCCGCTGCCCATCTTTTCAGTGGCAAACGAGGGAGCACTATCTCCTAATGTACCGACCATATCGGCATGGATTTGCGTGGGAGTTAACCCTTTCAAACTGAGATACTTGATGACGGCTCGGTACTCGGTTTTCTCAATTTTCACAAAAAAGTTGATACCTCTGAACTTCAAAGTCCTGCTGCAGTCACCGAAGATGTTGTaaacgtgaaacaaaatagctaaTTATGTGCCTACCAAGTTTCACCGTTCTAGCAGCACTCCATCATAGTTAGGGTCAAAACGTTTCATGCCATGAGCCAAATCCATTTCATGCCCAAGCactggattttatattgggcGCGGGGGCACCCACATTGGGGCAGAGGGCAACAACAATGTATAAAGTCCTgttgtgtgtatgggtgtgtgggggggggggggggggggtataaaaatatataacgtggtgAGTGGAAACAAGATGCATTGCCCCACGCTTCTCCCCTCTGGCTGCGTATACGCTAGTGTGCCCATGTTACCTGCCACCTTGGGCTGTAGAGTAAaataagaaacccgctgtcaacaCCTAGATTTCTCTTACTAATTAGCAATAAGGAGTGTTTTGAAGACACTTTTATTCCCCAcagagaacagcacataccactgtctttgatataccaatgatCTTTTGATTGGTCGTGTAAGACGCAATAACCTGAACACGCAATAAAAATGGCTTTAAGTAGTACTGACagaaaggggcgggatttagctcagtcggttactGTTCGCTTGAGgttcttgcgtcgcaggatcgaaccacttcggtggatccattcaactgattggtggggtttttttttgtcgtttcaaccagtgtaccacaactaggcaaagaccgtggtatgtgctttcctgtctgtgggtaagtgcatataaaagatcccttgctactaactgaaaaaatTGCGGGTTTTTCTGATGACTACtagtcagatttaccaaatgtttaacatccgatagacgataattaattaatcaatgtgctctagtggtgtcgttaaacgaacaAAAAACCCATGACAGAGAGCTAAAGTCGGAATGGCCAGTAAGATTTCATTTCAATTACATTGGCAGGCTTATTGCTATATTAGCACATACGTTACAGgtatcaggcccgtaggaacgatatctggaggggCTGAGGGGGCAATGTCGAAATtggtggtgtgtgtttgtgtgtgtgtgtgtgtgcgtgttacAAGCCATATTTACGCATATACGCAGTCCACCCTAGTTCATACAGGCCTGTATATTCgttttatgtttattgtttgtattgtattgtattgtattgcattgcattgcattgcattgcattgtattgcTTTGCATTGTACTGCTTTGCATTGTattgtgtattgtattgtattgtattgtattgtattatgtgttgtatattgtattgcattgtgtattgtgtatttatgttgtcttgtattgtattgtattgtagtgTAGTGTAATGTAGTGTGTTGTatggtattgtattgtgttgcaTTGCATTATAATGCATTACATGTGGAATACTCTGTGAAATTATTGGCAACCCTAATAAATATATTCGTATtcgtttgttgtttatttatctgACATGAGGGATGTTTACAACGCTTTCTCTCATCTCTATAACCCCCACGTCCTTA
This window contains:
- the LOC121383523 gene encoding putative DMBT1-like protein; its protein translation is MSVGSITSNQRPRNSPCSGNTRCHLLRRSEGAEPKHKAYFGQGNNSVHLDDVECYGAEESLVQCNHAGWQHHDCEHDEDAGVLCLPEVDQGAKVRLLNKGNYSGRVEIKYNGTWGTVCDDSWDTKDAKVICRMLNLPYEGAEARSQAHFGEGVDLIYLDNVDCYGWESTIAMCGHSGWGTHNCKHREDAGVICGET